In the genome of Planctomycetia bacterium, the window CGCGATCTGCATGGCCAGCACTGCGGCCATCTTGTGCGTCTTGACATGCGGCCATAATCGCTTGGCGTCGCCGGCGATTTCGACCGTGCGACGAATGTTTTGATCCACGCGGTCAGGATAGACCAACAGCGTCGGCGAAAAGACTTCCGCTTCGTTGCTCAACGTGTACCAAGAAACGGGCGTGCTCAACGGAGCGCCTCCCAAGCGGCGATGATTTGATTCGCGGCGCGGTCAATTTCTTCCTCGTCGTTGTACAGCCCGAGGCTCAAGCGGACCGTGCCCTCCGCGATCTGCGGCGATAGTCCTAAGGCGCGTTGCGTCGCCGAGAGCGACGTCTCGCCGGAATGGCACGCCGCGCCGGTCGAGGCACAAATGTCCGGCAGGCGAGCCAACAACGCGGAGCCGCGCACTCGCGGAAAGTTTACGGAGAGCGTGTTCGGCAACAGCGCCGCGCCGGCGCCGTTCCAAGTGATTTCCGGGATGCTCTCAAGCAACTGCGACCACAGCCGCTCGCGCAGTGTTGCCAGTCGCGACTGCGAGGCATCCAGATGGCGTGAAGCGAATTCAGCCGCGACGCCGAGGCCGACAATTTGGGCCACGTTCTCCGTTCCAGCGCGAAGTCCAGCTTCGTGGCCGGCGCCGTGCAGCAACGGCTCCAAATGCACTCCACGGCGCACATAAAGCGCGCCGACGCCCTTGGGCGCATAGAACTTGTGCCCCGCGACGGTCAGCAGGTCGACGCCGAGTTGCGACACGTTAATCGGAATCTTTCCGACTGCTTGGGCTGCGTCCGAATGCAAGATGACACCGCGCTCGCGACAAATTTCCGCCATTGCGCGAAGCGGTTGAATTGTGCCGATCTCGTTGTTGGCCAACATGATGCTGACCAGGAACGTGTCCGGTTGTATTGCAGCGGCGACGTCGGCGGGATTCACGACGCCGCGCGCGTCGCACCCGACCGTTGAAACCGTCGCGCCGCGGCGCTCGAGATAACGCGCGGGCGCCGCGACCGCCGGATGTTCGAAAGCAGAAATGACCAAATGGCGTCGCTCGGCCCCGGATGCATCGAAGTGGCCTTTGAGCGCCAGGTTATTGCTTTCGGTGCCGCCTGACGTGAAGAGGATCTCGTCGCTGGATGCGCCGAGTAATTGCGCGACCCGAACGCGGGCATCGTCCACCGCGGCATGCGCTGCTTTCCCGAGCGCATGCCCGCTGGATGGATTGCCATAGTGTTCCGCCAGAAACGGCAGTATGCCTTCCTGCACGCAAGGTGCGAGCGGCGTGGTCGCGTTGTAGTCGAGATAGATCATGCGCGCGTCGATGGGCGAAGTCACGAGTCTCGGAATTCGAAGTTGAACGTAATTCGCCCGCGGCGACTTATCAAGAAGCAGCCGAGGGAAGGGCGTAGAAGTCCGCTGGATTGGAATTCGCCTTGGACGGCCTTCCCTGCGCTGAGAGCCCGCTGAGTCAACAAAAAAACGTCGCGCGGGTCGACATAGCGCGACTCGGGCGACGTTTGGATGAACAGCTTAGGTGGATCCGGCGCACGCCGTTCCACAAATTACTTCTGGCCGGCAGCAGCAGCCATCTGGGCGCGGACGCTCGGGACGACGCGCTTCTGCACGTCGGTTTCCAGGACGCCGAAGGCTTGCTCGTGGCGTTGCACGGTGAGGGTCAGGGCGTGCAGCATCCGCTTGGCGGTGTAGTAATTCGTTACGATCCGCTGCGTGACCATGACGGCTTCTTGCGGTACGCCGAACGGTTGCGGGTTCAGCCCGAAGTCGATGATCAGTTCTTCCGGCGTGCCGGTGACGCGGCAGAAATTAGCGTACGCGGCGTTGGCCTTGGAATCATCGACTTGGACTTGTTGACGCTGCTGCTGTTGCGGAGCCGGCGCCGCTTCGGCGGCCGGGGCGGCTTCCGGTTGTTCGCTGGACTTGGACACGCAATTCTCCTTGTCGGGTCGTTGTAGGAAACTGTGATTCTTGAAATCGGCGGACCGTTGCCGCAGCTTACGCGGCGCCGGTTAAAACGCAGAGCTTACCTCAGTAGTTTAAGCGGCGATTCCCGGGTTCACCAGCGGCCGGAGGGCTAAATCAAATGAAGATTTGTGCTGGCGCGGCGTGAATTTCGTCACAAAACGACTAGCCCGGCGCTTTCTTTCCGGCAGGCGCGCCGACAAATCCCCAGGGTGCGAACGCCTGGCTGCCGATGACCTCCACGAACTTGATCGCCGCGATCCCGGAAAACGGAATGATGATTTTTCTCGCGCCCAGCGTGTCGGGCGTCTTGCGTTCCACCATCATGAATGCGGCGGTGTGCATGAATCCGTCGAAGGGGATTTGTTCATTGAACGTGCTGACCACCACGCCAGTCCGCGCGAGTCCGGCGGGCCAGTTGTCCAACAGCGACTTCCATACGGCGGAATCATCCATGTGCGTTTACAGTCCCAATCCGCCCTTCAGGCGATCGAATTCCTTGGATTCCAGCGCGCCCAACTCCGAGGCATTGAAGCCGTAATCGTCCTTCGCCTTCTGGTAACTCGTCTGGGCTTTGTCTGTCAGTCCGGCATCCATTTGAGCGAGCGCCAAATGGAACAACTTCGAACCGCTCGGCTCTTCGTTAAGGGCGACTTCGAGATCCTCGATGGCCTTGCGCGAGTCTTTGCGAGCCAAGTGCACCATCGCCCGGGTGTCGAGCAAGTCGGACGTCGGCCCCAAAATGTCGACGGCCTCGTTGACCATTTTCAAGGCGTCGTCCAGCGCGTCTCCCTGTCCGCGCATGGCGAGCAGGTAGCCCAGGTTGTTTCCCACCAGCGCCTTCTGGGCGTCGCTGATGTCGGGGTCGCTGAGCGTGTCGCGATAGATACGCTCCACTTCGTCGTACTTGCCTTGCAGGTCGAACAGTTCCGCGCGCATCAGCTTGAGCGTCTGGGCGCTCGCCGGATCCGAGGCGAGGCCCTGGTCGATCCACGATTCCACGCGCTTGCACTGCGCCGCGGTTGGGGTCGGTTTCGCTTGTCGCAACGCCGCATTGCCGACATGTACCACTTGAGACGGGGGGAATCCCTTCGACATCGCGCTCGCGCACAGATCGAGCGCCGCATCCGTACGGCCGTGGCGCGCACGGAACTCAGCGAACGTCAGGATCGAGGCGGGGCGCGCAGCGTAGAACTCCTGATAAAGGATTTCCGCCGCCTCGGTTTGCTTCAACTCATCGAGCAACTGAGCCACGCCGTAGAGCAAGTTCTCTTGTCCCGGGGGCAACGGTCGAGGTACGAGCGACTTCAACGTCTTGACGCCTTCTTCGGCCTTGCCGGACGCGAGTTGCACCCGGCCGCGGCTGGAGATGGCGTATTGCGAATTCGGATCGATCTTCGACAGCCGGTCCAAATAAACTGAGCATTGCTGCACTTCGTTGTGATCAATGAGCAACTTGACCATCAACGCCGGGAACAGCGGGTTCTCCGGCTGCGATTCGACTAAATCGGAAAGCATCGTCCGCGCCTGCGTCCATTCGCCGGTGTCGTTCAGCAGTTGCACCAGTCCGAGCGTTTCTGTGGGATTGAGCAAATCCTGCTGTCGTAGTTGCTGCAGAAGTCGCACGCCCTCGCGCTGGTAGACCTTCTCGCGGCGCGTGGCGTACATCTTGGCCCGTAACAAACGGTCGGCGGAAGCATCCTCGCCGGACTTGGCGTTTTCATCGAGCAGCTTGATGGCCTCCTGAAAATCCCGATGGCGGCGCGTTGATCCCAAGGACT includes:
- a CDS encoding cysteine desulfurase family protein, which encodes MTSPIDARMIYLDYNATTPLAPCVQEGILPFLAEHYGNPSSGHALGKAAHAAVDDARVRVAQLLGASSDEILFTSGGTESNNLALKGHFDASGAERRHLVISAFEHPAVAAPARYLERRGATVSTVGCDARGVVNPADVAAAIQPDTFLVSIMLANNEIGTIQPLRAMAEICRERGVILHSDAAQAVGKIPINVSQLGVDLLTVAGHKFYAPKGVGALYVRRGVHLEPLLHGAGHEAGLRAGTENVAQIVGLGVAAEFASRHLDASQSRLATLRERLWSQLLESIPEITWNGAGAALLPNTLSVNFPRVRGSALLARLPDICASTGAACHSGETSLSATQRALGLSPQIAEGTVRLSLGLYNDEEEIDRAANQIIAAWEALR
- a CDS encoding DUF3467 domain-containing protein; amino-acid sequence: MSKSSEQPEAAPAAEAAPAPQQQQRQQVQVDDSKANAAYANFCRVTGTPEELIIDFGLNPQPFGVPQEAVMVTQRIVTNYYTAKRMLHALTLTVQRHEQAFGVLETDVQKRVVPSVRAQMAAAAGQK